The DNA segment ggtgatttgaatgtccttttgtgcacaaatcatatcgaatatgtgccattagagcacatattttggctccaatcataGGTGTTGTCCAAAAGCAGGTTATGTTGGCCTAATACAAGCAAAATCCCATCACAATGGGGTAAAAACAAGGTAGATACCACCATAATCATAGAGACTTTGGTAGAAAAGTCATAGCAAGCACAAAAGGGTCATGCTTTTTGCCATCACCACTAGAAGGTTCAACCTTGTTTATATCAGAACTCTTAACACAAAGGTACACCAACCTTACACTCGTGGGTAAGGTAGAAAGATTTGCATCACCATTCAATTCCCCCAACAACCAGCTTGAGAAATTCCCAAGCTACTCAAACCATAGTACCAATTGTGACCTGATCCTTAAACATGGTAAGTTGATCTTTGGCAATCCTCATCACCTGCATATaggagaaaaaagagaaagatacTCAAGCCTAATCAACAAACATCAAACCCATGGCTAAAGTTCAGTATCATACACAAAGTACTTCTCTCTATCATCGTTCCCAAGATAGATTAAGACCAAGGCTTGCTCGTAAGCTCACATCAAATACCAAAGAAATCTTGTGATCTTTCAAAGGCTTGACCTTATCATGTACAGTTCTTAAAAGATTTGCATCATCACAAGCCAAGCCCTTAAGAGCTATGTCATGTACTTCCCAACCAATTTCAACTATAATGCTTAGAACCACCTCAACACTAACTTAAATTTTTTGGCATTTCCATCATGTGAGTACTTAGCACCTAAGTGGAGCAAAAAACAACCAAGTACAAATCAAAAAGTTGAAGAAAGCTAGTGACAAGAAAAACAACTACTTTAAAGATCAGATATGGACAAGCCACCATCCTTAACTTGAACCAAATCTACCAAGAACTATCCAATAAAACTTGTGGCAtgagaacaaaaacaaaaaacaaaggtgTCTATGCTAACTTTCGATCACACTTCTCGCTTTAATATGACTCCTCAAACTAAACTTGGGCAAGCTCAACATCTGCAAGAAACTACTTGACCAAAGATAGTTTATCAAAGATAAATAACTTAGCCTTTCAAGCCTACTCTTTTAAAGGAAGGACCAACACAAGAAGCAACCTCTTGGATAACCACTATTTTTTGACACTATTTTCCCAAGAATGACCCTTTACTCTTCAAGTCTTTTGTCAAGAAGAAGTGGAGGCAGGAGGGCAATGAAGATGCAAAAACTCACTTCACCTGTAAATCACTTCACTTGTGGTAAGGTCCCTCATAAGAACCTTCAAAACCAACCTCCTATTCTACTTGGTGATGAAAAGAAGACTTTAACAATTTTTGGCAACTTGTGAATGGAAAAGGTATATGCTAGATATAGGTAACGACCATAGAAGACAACCAACTTGCGGGTCTACCCACCCGCTCAAGTAGGGTGGTGGATTTCACTACAAAAACTGCCTTCTAAAGGGTAGTGAATTTTGCTAGGAAGGGGTACTTGGATGTTGTATTGGTCGAATTTTGTAGAGAGTCCACCCTGATCGATCTTAGAAGAACTAAAAAATTGATTACCAAGAAGAAGCTATCGGGCCGCCAACATGGATCATGTGGCATAGATACCGAGGGCAACAACAAGTCGTGTATAAGGAACAAATCGCAAAGAAAAACCTCATCTTGTCATATTAGCAATAAGCATCAGGGTTCGCCTGTCATGTGCCACCTGACACAGGTCTGCCAAGTCAATCGTGTACACCATGCAACCTCGAACGTCTGACTCAAGCCTataaaggaggaagaagaacaGAAGAAAGAGATTCTTCTCCTACATAGCCAAGACACACGCAGCCACCAACAGAGGAGGTGACACTAGAAGATTGGCAAATGACTTGGATAGTCACTGGATCATCACATCTGGAAAGGTTGTGCACCAACACTAGAATCACTTCCTTGGCATGAAAAACAACTATTCTTTGTAGAGGGCTTGCAAACCACAAACTTAGTGTAGGATTCCTGTAACAAGATTATGAATTTCTTTTGTATCTTTCAGGGtaatccttttatttatttatatatagtatCATACAAGAATTTCACTCCTTCCATCACAACCTATGCACTTAGTATTGTTCTCACCATATGATACAAACATTATGTAGGCTCAACAAACATCACAAATTCCATACAAGTTCAAGGCTGGATGGAGAGGCCACCACATAGGCAGGAGATAAAGATAACTCCTAAGCAGAAAGAACCAGCCAAGTACTAACAAGTTTAATGTAAGAAACAGAAAATGACACCTGTGCTCACTTGGGCTGTACTGTGGAAGGGGAATAGCCCACACTATTATCAAAAGCGGAATTATTGCCATAGGGATGGCTGGAAGTACCCGTACTTGACTCCTCATAGCTTGCTGAAGCAGAGGATGATTCAATAATGGGATTCAGACCAGCCAGCTGCATGATGTTTTCAATCTCTTTCACCACCTCACCCATTCTAGGTCTATCAGCTCCTGATTCTTCAACACATCTCAGTGCTAGATCCACAAACTTGTTGAACCCTCCAAGTGTTGTGCCCAGGGTTGGGTCAAGAAGGCCCTGAAGGTTGTATAGATCTTTTGTCTTATCCATCTCTATCTTCACCTCTTTTACGATGTATTTCCCTCGCTCTATTGGCTTTCTTGCTGATATTAGCTCCAACATTAGCACTCCAAAGCTGTAAACATCACTCTTTTCAGTCAATTGTTGGGACATGTAATATTCCGGATCCAAATAGCCCTGCAACAATGAAGAAAGTTCAACTtcagtgaaatttttttaagcaaTGCTGTTGAATCTTCAATGAACTCAAACCTCCAGAATTGCTGAACTCTCGTTATTTCTTAAGGTCATAGACAACAGGCGTTCTTCTTGTTAAAGAAACTATTAGATTTGGCTATGACTTAAACGATTCTAGAGACCAAGATCATGTTCCATCATTTCATCAAAATAGCATTCTCCTTCCTTGAGTAAGAGGGTAAGATGCTGTTCTTACCATTGTCCCTTTGACTTGAGTGGTAACATGACCCTTCTCACTGTCAGCCAAAAGCTTGCAGAGACCAAAATCAGCAACTTTTGCATTTAAGCGTTCATCCAATAAAATGTTGTTTGATTTGATGTCCCTATGGATGATGGGAGGTTCAGCAAGCTCATGCAGATAAGCCAGACCTCTGGCTGAACAAAGTGCTACCTTGAGTCTTTTCCTCCAGTCCAACCTGATTCCTGACTTCCCTGCATAGGTGGACATAAACCAGGTAAACTTTGTTAAGCTTGCATTCAGTATCCTTTGGTTTTCTTTGATGCTTTGTGATGAATAACATGACTTCTTTTATGATCAGGAATGGCATTTGATTATTATAGGGTATGAAACTGACTTGCCAATAGGTGTCAGAATTACTATTGGATAGATAAGGTGAAGAAATAGATGGGAAGTACCTGAAAGAGATTCCTTGAGACTACCATTGGGGACAAACTCATATACCAGCATCTGTTCACCGTGCTCAAAGCAGAAACCTACAAGGCCGACAACATTTTTATGATGAACTCTTGATAGAAGCTCAAGTTCAGTTTTGAACTCCAGACCACCCTGCATTGATTCCTGTTTAGCTCGTTTGATAGCAACCATTTGCCCAGTGGGAAGGATTCCTCTATACACCTGTGAACATGGTAACAACAAAATGTTCAAAAGATAACAATCAGAGCTAGCATTAAAGACATCCCTTTCAGAGGGGTCCAAAGCAGACGGGTCTGCCATCTGCAATACTTCTACAAAGAAGAAAAGGGTCCATGTAAAACTAATTCTGTAGTGAAAAGAGAATCAGACCTTACCTTCCCATAGCCTCCAGATCCAACATTATTGGCTTCAGAAAAATTGTTGGTGCATTTCTTGATCTCTTCAAATGTGAACTGTCTTGCTCCTTTTAACTGAGGAATACCACCACTGCCTTTTCTCTGATCCCACTTTGCTGCATTTGATGACAAATGACTCATAAATACCATCCCATTCAGGAAGAGGGTTAATTTAGATCAAGTCTTTTAGTCTTACCAAAAGGATTGCTCTGTTTAGTAGCTCTTTCTGCTCTCCTCTTTTGAGAAAAAGCATAAACCCCTGCAAAGAGTAATAATAGCGCAAGGAAGGAACCACCTGTTGTTGCTCCAACAATAATGCCGGTATTTGATGACTTCTTTGCTCCCGGGGGTGAAGGTACCTCTAGATGATGAGAGGGAATAAATGCATCACAATGAGATGAACAAACTATGCAGCAAATTTCTCCTAGTTTGATATGAATATGTAATTACCTTCAAAGTGTTGATACGGATCAGCAATGAAGGAGAATGCTGAAGTTTGGTTGCTGAGAGCAAAGCCAACCAAAAAAATTCCTGTTCTATTGAAACGATCTTGGCCCTGTGGAAAGACTTTCAGGTTAACTTTAAGGTAATCATCCACCATGGTCGAATTACTCAGGGAAACTGTGTCTACAGGAAGTTGCAGGGACCGAAAAAGTTGCATCAGGAACTGCTCAATTGATTTGTAATCACTTGAGTCTCCCGAGTTTGAAAAAGAAGGAGCTCTGAAGACAAGGGTTCCTATGTATGGATA comes from the Vitis vinifera cultivar Pinot Noir 40024 chromosome 12, ASM3070453v1 genome and includes:
- the LOC100267686 gene encoding leucine-rich repeat receptor protein kinase HPCA1, producing the protein MDSRLILVSLLIVFIQFNSATWASTNTDDATALKSLLKNLPFTWVGADPCVNGWEGIGCSNGRVISITLASMDLKGELSEDFQGLSELKILDLSYNKGLTGNIPASIGSLKSLTNLILMGCSFSGQIPDTIGSLTNLVVLSLNSNSFSGVIPPSIGNLYNLNWLDITENQITGTIPISNGGTPGLDMLTQMKHFHFGKNRLSGPIPPQLFSSKMTMIHLLLDNNHLTGSIPPTLGLATTLEIIRLDRNLLSGPVPSNLNNLTSLTELLLSNNNLTGTVPNLTGMNHLSYLDMSQNNFEVSDFPSWFSTLLSLTTLTMEFTKLTGDIPVALFSLPQLQTVKLRNNQITGTLEFGSAYNSHLRLVDLQKNYISEFKPGLEYEFKIILVGNPMCQDEGNEKYCTPAQPNSSYSTQPKHSCIIPFCSSDLILGPNCSCAYPYIGTLVFRAPSFSNSGDSSDYKSIEQFLMQLFRSLQLPVDTVSLSNSTMVDDYLKVNLKVFPQGQDRFNRTGIFLVGFALSNQTSAFSFIADPYQHFEEVPSPPGAKKSSNTGIIVGATTGGSFLALLLLFAGVYAFSQKRRAERATKQSNPFAKWDQRKGSGGIPQLKGARQFTFEEIKKCTNNFSEANNVGSGGYGKVYRGILPTGQMVAIKRAKQESMQGGLEFKTELELLSRVHHKNVVGLVGFCFEHGEQMLVYEFVPNGSLKESLSGKSGIRLDWRKRLKVALCSARGLAYLHELAEPPIIHRDIKSNNILLDERLNAKVADFGLCKLLADSEKGHVTTQVKGTMGYLDPEYYMSQQLTEKSDVYSFGVLMLELISARKPIERGKYIVKEVKIEMDKTKDLYNLQGLLDPTLGTTLGGFNKFVDLALRCVEESGADRPRMGEVVKEIENIMQLAGLNPIIESSSASASYEESSTGTSSHPYGNNSAFDNSVGYSPSTVQPK